Part of the Lolium rigidum isolate FL_2022 chromosome 6, APGP_CSIRO_Lrig_0.1, whole genome shotgun sequence genome, TTAAATGATTTTAAGCCAATCAATCGAGCACGATTTCGCTTAAGAAGGATGTGTGATATAGTAGGCAATCACACACAGTTTTCACACTGAAATGGTCTGTGATGCACCAGTAAATAAGTTTTATGATAATGgatctacttttttttttgcatagaggTGTATATTGCCATGGCTGCATTTGTGTTAAGCCACTTTTTAACTTCTCTAAAAAACCTTTTTTTATTCTACATTTGTTATACTTCATTCAAAACGCCTCTTTTTTTTCCTATTAGACAAACACAAATTATCCATTTTCTAGAACACATAGTCGTCCATCTAAAAAAACAGAAGTATTATCTACAAAAATGCTAGTGCTAGTATAGTAGTATTACCCATTAGCTAACCCTAGCCCACAAAGCTGCAAATATAGCACGCCACCATCCCCACCCACTCGCAGGGTCTTTCCCTGTGATCATGTTGGCAATCTTAAAACCATCTCTGAATTTGACAACCATCTCTGAATCCATGAAATTCCACAGCCAGCTTCCCTGTGACCTTGGGCTCAGGTATATAGTGCCGAAGTTGTCGCTGGCATCGCCACATACAGACAAGTCACGGAGAAAGTTGAATCATTCTATTCATTCTCTCTACCTTCCACGGTCAGAGTGATTCCCCGAAATCATATGAGAGCTCAAGGAGATTGTTGTTAGTATATACTACGTATATTGCACAGAATTACTGGGAACGAAACATTCTAGATGCAAATCGCTTGAGacatcaaagaagaagaagaaagcataGAGCTAAGCATGTAACCAATGATATATTTGTTGATATTGTCTCCGGCCGGCCGGCAAGACAcattcatgatatgcattgtgcagTACGATGCTACGCCAGCCTTCGACGTTTCCTCAAGACCTCAACAACAATAACGAATAGTGACGCCAGCCTTACAATCTTTGTTTGTGGGAAACAAAAAACGAGATTGGAAATGAACTACTCAATATCTGGCATGCCTTGAGCCGGCGCGCCGGCGAAAGACAGTTCAAGGATCTCCGGCACGGCAGGGCGCCAGACGTCGCGCCGGCACATCGGgcacgtcgccttggagatccacTCGGAAATGCACCGGCGATGGAACGCGTGCTCGCAGCACGTCATCTGCACTGCGGACTCACGCTCCAGTTCATCGAGGCAGATCCCGCAGTCCTTCTCTCCCAGCGCCGATGCCGCCAGCCGCCACTCCCTGCACGCCATGAGGAGACCCCGCTCGTCGTGTATCACCCGGCGGTGCACCCCCATATGGAAGCAGAAGCTGAAGCCATTGGCACGGCGCGCCGCGCCCACAATCGCCGGCACCACATCCGCGGGCACGACGGCATCCCACTCGTCCTCCGTGAGGCGCAGCGACTGGAGCTCTGGGAGCGCCGCCAGCATCCCGCGCAGGGCGCcgtggcaggcggcggcggtccgGAGCGTGGCGGGGTCAGCGACGAGGAACGTCGTCAGGGAGTTCTCGCCGGGTTGCATGACCGATTCGTGGGGCAGAGCGGCGCCGAGCCTGCAGAAGCCGATGGAACTCATCGGATAGCATGCCACGCACACCGCAAATCGGCCGGCGGGAGCGGCGTGCTCGTAGAAGCAGATCGTGTCTACCTCGATGCTGTGCTCGACTGGGGGAGCCGTGGCGTATCTAATTGTCGCCATTGGCGGCGTTGCGTTGCTTGGTCACTCCATCCGTGGCTGCTATATATAGCTCCGGCGGGTGGCGCGAACTACCGGCGTCTCGCTGGAAATTCGAAATCCAGTCCGAACGCGGTGCGCCAATTCATTCAACCGTTCACACTCACGCGGATGGGCTATGGTCTGAAACTAATAAGATTTTAAAGGTTTTCACTCGGCCCATCGTCAGCTTATAAGCACAGGCCAGCAGGGCCAGGCCCGTGTACTGTTATTCTAAACCGTGGATTACTTAAAGGACAGCGCTAGTAATTCTCCGGAGGCCACAACCAATCGAACCTCCGGCTTTCCTGCATGACACGTGTCTAATTTTAACCAAAATTCAGACTTTGCTTTGTTGCAGCAAAAGAaggcccgcttttgcttcattgaagcagaaAACGGTTTGCCtagaaacaaaaatgaaaagacTCATCAGAAGACAGAAATTCAGGCATTGCTTCGTTGTAGCAAAAAAAAGCCcgattttgcttcattgaagcaaaaaacggttcgcttagaaataaaaagagaaaaattgTTGGAGGCTGATCTCGCCGGAGACATCGCCGAAGCCttggtagcaacaattttatactAAAGTAGTAAACTAGCAAAACATTTGAAGCAATAAGTTTATACTATCATAGCATCGTCCACTACTCGCCGGAGACCtgacggagacctcgccggagacctcgcagcACAATTTTATACTAAAGTAGCAACTACGCAGAACAATTGTAGCAAAGAAGATATAATATTGTAGCATCACAATTTTTTTACGAGATCTCCGGTGAGGTCCTCGCAACAACGACTGCAGCACCAACCTATTCCATGGTAGCCCAGTAACATTGCTTTGCAACATCGATGACACCCGTTCGCAGCTCCGGTCATTGTCTATTATAACATCGAGCATCCGATGGCTAGCTTTGTAGCTATATCCAAAAGACTTTGCAGCTCCACCCAGTGGCCTTTGTAGCAAAATTGTCGGCGGTTTGTATACTTGCGTTTCATAGCACCAATAGCATCGACGCAGCTCCACCGGAAGCATTTGCAGCtccgcacggaggcctatgtagcAAGGACGTCAACCGTTTGTAGCAACATGACTCTGCAGCTCCACCAATATGGCTGGTAGCACCTCCGGACATGGCCGATAGCACCACCACACCCACAAAGCAGCAACGACAAACACCATATGAATCTTCGCCGCACACCGGTCACGCCATCACCACCTGAGCCTCGCAGCACCACCGTGCGCATGATCCGCTTGTAGCAACACCACCGTGAGGAACGGCCATGGCGCTCCGTAGGGACGGCCGGCGACGAGGTCGTCTCGGTTGCATGAGTTGATGAGGAGGACTTCGGGCCTCCGCCGCAGCCACCATCTCCGTCGATGGCGGGATTCTTGGGAGccaggcgccgcctcgatctccgGCGACAGCGGAGCGTCGCGACCGCCGCGCCCTTCCCAGGCCCTTGTAGCACTGCTAGTGGCGTCCCAATGGCCCACTTGCAGCACTAAGGCAGCGCCGACATCGATGGGCTTGCAGCACCGCCACCATGCTCGATGGCGGGCTTGTAGCACATCGGCGGTGCCGACGTCGGCAGCTTGCAACACCACGGCAGAGCTCGATGGCGGGCTTGCAGCACCTGCGGCCGGTCTTTGCAGCTCAGGTGATGGGGGGTTGCAGCACCGTCATCCGGCTTTTGAAGCAACGGCGGCCGtcctttgcagctccggcgacgGGGGTTGCAGCATCGGCGATAggcctttgcagctccggcgtctAACCTTTGCAGCTCCCGCGACTAGGGGTTGCAGCACCAAGGACCGACCTTTGCATCGCTGGTGCCAGGGGTTGCAGCAAGTGGGCCAGCACAATCGCTTGCATCGGACGGGGGCCAGCATGATTCCCGTGGAAAAGGTCTGTGATGGAGGTGTCGGTCGTCACGATGGAGGCGACCGCGCGCGGGGTGGAGGCGGCTGCCGTCGCAGGGGGTGGAGGCTACGCCGCGGGGAATAGAGGTATGCGACCATCacggggaaggaggcggcggcgcgctccgTTCGAGGCCGGTGGTCGCGGCGGAAGGGGGCAGTGGCGTGATCCGTCGAGGCCGCCGTCGCGGGGGACAGAGGCGCCGGCACGCGGCATGGAGGCGGAGAAAAGAGGAAGCACGGTAGGAGGGT contains:
- the LOC124662475 gene encoding uncharacterized protein LOC124662475, with the translated sequence MATIRYATAPPVEHSIEVDTICFYEHAAPAGRFAVCVACYPMSSIGFCRLGAALPHESVMQPGENSLTTFLVADPATLRTAAACHGALRGMLAALPELQSLRLTEDEWDAVVPADVVPAIVGAARRANGFSFCFHMGVHRRVIHDERGLLMACREWRLAASALGEKDCGICLDELERESAVQMTCCEHAFHRRCISEWISKATCPMCRRDVWRPAVPEILELSFAGAPAQGMPDIE